The Acanthopagrus latus isolate v.2019 chromosome 11, fAcaLat1.1, whole genome shotgun sequence genome segment aaatcaactgtgTATTACGACTCCACTTTCATAAACATAGCATGACCAGGAGATGGGGGTATGAATAAGCATGCTGACATGATTAACAGTCAAAGGAAATAGCAGTTGCCTTCACACTAAGTCACAATGTTATTTTGCCACAGCAAGCACAATTGAGTGTGAAGTGACCTAAATCTGATCTGTGATAATGTCTGGACAGGATGTTGCCACACTGAAGCTAAACATTGGTAAAAGGTGCCCGTCAGTGTAATAACAGGGGTCAAGTATCACAGTGAAAGCTATATAAAAAGTGAGTGTTTCAGGGAACTTGTtcagttaaaacacatttttgacaaggTTAAGCTGATGATATAGTTTAAAGATAAATTCAAGACAGATTTTATGATGACTATGAAACATTAtaagtttaaaggtgcaatatgaagAATTAGAAACCTGTCAAGTTTATACTTAAAGCCAGTAgagggcagcacatcaccagagtagccgctaattgctgctaactgcagcttcCCTTAGCTAGTAAGCTctgttagccatgcagctagcagcctGGGCTGGGAACTCAGGGTCCAggggactgttggttggaccaGGATGTACATGGCTCTCTGGGTAGCTTGCAAACTTGCCCAGCAAAGTGTATATTatatgcaaaacaaaagctAGACAtcataatgcccctttaactgGTGGACTCAAAGTGTCTCCTACATTACTCTAGAGTCTATTGTCAGTGTACATATGTGCACGGGAGGCTTCAAGTTTCCACGTCACATCTTATCTATTTGACCCAAGTCGACCTCCAAACTACTGTATTTGCGATGTCACAAATCATGGCCATAGTCCCTGCATGTGTGACACGGTGATTAAGTGTGATATCAAGAAGTCACgaaattaaaggcaggactactgatgAGGTGTTTCTGACACTTGTGTTTTCGTGGGAGAGAAGCACCCACTGGCATGGACTTTGGACTTTTAAGaccttttaaatgcacaaaaacacagtatatAACACGCTGAAGGATGtgtaataggtctcctttaattgAAGGAACATGAGGATAAACATATTTTAACTGGGGCTGGACTTAAAAGCATGATTCGGTATACTTTACCTTTGCATGTTGGGACACTGGCTGTCCATTGGCCAGTGTGGTCACAACGTATCTGTTTATGTCCACTGGGCTCATAGCCTTCGTCACACTGGACCTCGCAGGTTGAGTTATAGCTGTAAGGCGCAATAGGGTGGCTGCAGTTCATGCTTCCTGCATCGATGTTGGTGTGGTTCAGAACTGGACACTGTTCAGCTAAGATAGGCAgtgacaaatattttttattgtagtTTTGACATGTGAAATAACAATTGTTGGAACATTATTGATACCCAGGTGGCTTACCTTGACACAGAGGAACAGGGTGGTTCCAGTGGCCACTGGCTTGGCAAAGCAGTTGGGACACACCTACCAACTGAAAGCCGAGTTCACAATGATAAAGGCAGGAAGAGTTAAAACGATTGGGCCCGTAGGGGTGGAAACAGTAGTGTGAACTTTGTTCTGGATCCAGCAAGGGACTGCATGTGATtgctgaagaggaagacaaaacaagatTATTTCTCCCCTCACAGACAGAGGTTACGGCTAGTTTAAAATAAACGATGTTTGCTCACCCTCTTCACAGCGTGACCCCAGGAAACCAGGATGGCACAGGCAGGTATGGCTCCCTATGGTCTCCACACAGTCTGCATGGGCACTGCAGGAATCCTGTTTACAAGAGGCTTCATATACAGAGAGATCTAAGTACTGTAAAACATATACAGGAGCCAAGTAAATGTCTAACAAAAAAATAGAGTTTTACCACTGTAGCAGATGGTTCCCTTCTTCTTGCGACAGTTCTCGTTGTTCCACTTGGCTGTGTCTATTTCCCTCTTAATGTAAATCTCGACACAGTCCTGACCCGCTATGTCATCTGGTTCACCTGGTGCCCAATTCTGAGCCTCTTCGGGCAGCTTCTCACGAGTTCCATCCCAGAGCCAACCTCCATCCACTTTGCGAATGCCTATCCAGTAATATTTTGGGTGAAATGGAAGCAGATTGTTGATGAAGTCACTCTCCTCCTGGTTCTGGATGGCCACCATGCCTGTGAAGTGCTGCTGGCACCACTGGCTGGCCTCAAGCCATCTACGGTTGGGACTGGTGCTGTAGTTGTAGGTCCATGCCTGcgctcctcctctgccactCAGATCTAAGATTTAGATGATTAGACAAATTTGAAATTACGCTAGAAAAGAAGGGTATTTGAAAGAGTTTTCCGCAGACCTACCTTGGGCAAATGCAATTAATGCAGCTATCAGCACCCTGTGATGCAGCCTTTGTCTAGTATCAACGGATTCTTCCaacatctgaaatgaaaagaaaattttattctctttgttttgcatATGAGTTTTGTATGCATGTACAACACTCACAGGTCTTaccatttgatttgtttcagtcGCTCATTCTTGTCGATGGATTCACTTCTCTTTGCTTTGAGGATCGATGGCAGAACAGCATTAATTGTCCTCAAGGGAATGAGTCAATGACCAATTTTGTAATATCTCTTTTGCCTTAACTTCCTCTCAGGAAGTGCTCAACTATACCACCCATAACACCCTAGAGACACAGTCACACTTGCAGCCACTCACGGGCACTCATAAAAACTCAATACTCACtgctatttattttattttattcaatataTCATTAACAAATATAGCACAGAAAAGCAACACTACCTAATGTAATCAGGTATCAAGTAAACGTCGAGTATATGTTCCGAGTCTACATCTTGTGAAACCTGATAATGAACCATTACACTTATACGCACATTTAATATTCATGCATTATACCAAagttaaaggtacaatatgtcaATATGTACAATATGGCCatttgtcaaattcatactcaaaacacaAGATGGCATATCACaagagtaaccgctaactgcatTTAACTGTTGCTGCTGATTGTTACTTAGCTCATTTAGCAATGCAGCTAAATCTGAGATGTGAGCCTAAAAACAACGggagagtgttggtgttgttttcgCAGCGAGCTTTGGGCCCCCATACAGACAGCTTGCTAACTTTAAATTACTTTGACATAACATGAAAACTGTTCTTTCACCACATTCTGGGGATTCTTTTAGtgatttcttttgtgtgttttcaactaaaatccTTACATGTTGTACCTTTAAGCTTTAACATGCAGTATATTTAACAAAAAGCTTAGCTAAATGGTTATTCTGGCATACAGTCTTCAGCTGGTGACTCTTTAGGTTTATTTACTAAGAATATACTACGATTTTGGTTATTATAGACCTGTTTTAATAGATCTATAATGGCAGAAAGGTTGAATAGAATAGATTTCAAGACACAAATGAGATTCCAGCCACCCTTCATTCCTGCTCCACACTGGCTGTGACCTCTTCAGTCTCCCTATAAAAGACAAGCAGACTGACATTAAAGGGACAATTAAAAAATTACTTACCTGACTGAAACACAGTCAGATAAGTGTAATGAGAAAAGGTGCAGTGTGAAactttttaatcacatttatgcTTGTGTAATCCCTTGTTCTTGAACCCTGGCTGACTGTTTATAGgctcataaaaacaaagcataGCACACTTTTAAGTAACTGAAGacatactttttaaaaagcactgtaTTTTGAGTAAATCAacttttcaaatttcaaaagtGCATACATGGGTGAGGCTCTTCTGGGCGAGAGCATTTCAACACTCACCTTTCTTGGGCAAGTTTCTTTCCTGTgagaagagaacagaaaaaaggacCACTATTGAGGTCTGTTGAAATCATGCTGTCTTGCATCACTTATTCTATGAAGTGTAATTGAGTAACACTGACTTTTTCTGCgtttcatccagcagcagcagcagatgcagcagaaGGTAGAGAGGGCTCCACACCCAGCTACAGCCAACAGGGCCTGTTTATagcctgagaaaaaaagagaacacagtCGTTTATTAACCATGCGCTACACCCCACGACACCACATGCCTGTTTTTACATAACTTCATATGCATACTTGCACACGCAGGTCTTGGGCCACTCCAGACCCCGGTGACCTCACAGGTTACTGCTGGCGAGCCTATCATCAGGAAGCCTGGGTGGCAGTTAAATCGACAGGTTGTGTTGAATGTGCGGTTTCCTCCTGAGCAGCTATACTTTCCATTAtcagactgagacagagagggacattCCACAGCTGGGGGCACAAACAGGTTAAAGATCACAGGGACACAGTTATATAACATCTTATGTTAACTTTCCATTgtgaaaataatacattttcagagCATATGCTGATGCAAGTATTTTGAtcagtattttacatttgaatagGATCCTTAGCCTGGCCTcaggaaacagaggaaacagatgcGGGGCTCGTGATGACCATGTTAAAATTCTGTCgaattatacattttatgttCTCAAGAAGGAGCAGTGTCAGTGCCAGAACGCTGAATGGCTTGAGCTCTCTGCAGGTCAAAGATTGTCTGCACTGGGATTTCAGGTGAGCTCCCCCCTCTGGACCCTTGCAAGTAATGGCtaacaaagcaaaacattgtatttttatttttcagctcaCATTCACAAGTTGGAGGCTGATCTGACCACTCAGTGGAGGCAGTGCAGGTCAGGGGTCTTGACATACTCAGCCGGTATCCTTCCTCGCAGGAATACTGGCACGAGGAGTTGTAGGAGAAGTTTCCATACTGATGAGTGCACTCCACACTTCCTTTAGATGGAACGGTGATCTGGTCTTTGTCGCACTCAACAGCTGTCAACAAAGGAAACGAGACCGAGTTAGACTAGATGTCAGGTCCTGGCTGGAAGTGAAGCCTTCAAAACAAGCACACTTATGACTGTTGATGGTCTCCATACAGTCTCCATGGCTGCGTGAGTCGCTCTTACAGGCAGCTGAGGAATCAGTTAACTATGTGGTGAACTATGCAGAGGATAGAGCCTTCAGTCTAATGTGGGAAATCTGACCTTGGTGGTATTTTCAGGTATGctgacacaaacatacaaaacatcTTGGACAGGAAAATACAATGCTTAGGGGACAGAAGAGTAgtgcctttttctgttttcacaaagaATCAACAACATTAACTCCATCTTGCTGATCTTACACCTGCAATAACAGACTTTTGTCCAGCATACACTTGCTCACTTTTAGCTCagtttttggtctcaaacaaCTGTCTTTGGCGAGAAACACTCCACCACACTCATCTTGCTAACTTTGATTGTTTGCCATTTAGGGCTGGCCAGGTTAAATCTATTGATATGTTTACTGCTGTGgtcaaaacaacagagcagtgagagtgaaccatttactgtatttaaagaTGGATGACATAACAGCTTCtcaaagccaaaacaaacatcacaccACAACTAGACGGCTGCAGTGTACGTAGGTCATTAAGCCACTTACTCCATGTTAGGTATGAGAAATGGACcaaattaaaaaactgaaagtaaatgggaaataAGTTTTCCCTGAACATGGTTTCTGTCGTTTTAGGTCATTcttagatttttaatttttgttaatTGCTCCTATTGATTTTGGCTTTAATTAGTTATATGAtgccaaaaacagaaaaacaggaataaaacatCCTGGAATTCACAGCAGACACCATTTTCCTTCCACACCGGAGATCCTGAGGTAGCCGCCATTTTAATGACAgctcatttgatttaaaaaaatggattatATGCCCACCCTACATCTTACAACTGCCAATGAGTGATGTGTTGTCACATgactcactctttctttctttctttctttctttctttctttctttctttctttctttctttctttcgccTTAGTCACATACACACCAGCCTCTAGTTGATTGATGCATCTTGCGATGAGATTTCAAGGCCAGCAGCATATAGTTTGTATCAGTCTTTAAAGCcttacattttgaaatcatGAAAGATTACGTAGTTTTATGCATTTAAGTCTTTGCATAGGCTAGTTTTCCACCCCAAAACGTAAAGTGTAATGTAAAGAGTAAAGTCAGGGTAAAGTTGGACCATGTTTCACCATGTAAGATTTTATAATGTGGGCCCATTATATTTTCCAGTGAATCTTCACAGGTTATCTGCAGCcttgtttttgcatttaaaaatgcaggCCTGAAAAACTTTAAACTTCTACAGATTAATGCCAGAAGTACTTACTTTTAACGTTTCCATGCCTGTTCTTCAAATGGTTCGACAACtgctttgaatttttttttttctttctgggaTCGGCGTTTTAGGATAATGTTACATGAATTTCCAGGAATAAGAACAGATTAAAGCTTTATATTGATAAGAGAATCTTCAGAGCTGTGTGATAATGGACAGTTGGCTAAACTCCTTCATATCACTGTGATTGAATTGTAACCGTAACCATAACGAGACATGGTTGCTcccaaatgtttcaaataaCCGTTATATATCTCAGAGCACTTTCTCCTCACCTGTTTGGCACCTGTCTCCCTTGAAGCCAGGCTCACAGATGCAGGTTATGTTTTCTACAGTCTCCTGACATCTTCCTCTGTCACATGATGTAGCATTACATTGGGCTGTTGAGGAAAAAGTGCAACACTAAAACAACCTCTACAGTAATACTCTTTAATCTGTAACAGAGTTCATAAACAATCAGCCTCACATACCTTCATAACACACGGGGAATTTTTTACTGCCACATTTCTCGTCATTCCACTTCCCTCGGTTACTCCCTGAGTTCACATAGATTTCGACACAAAACTCAGTGATGTCGTTGTTGTTGGGCTCGTTTGGTGCCCATGATTTCTCACCAACCCACGTGCTGTTATTCCCAATCCAGGTCCAAGTTCCATTTATGTGGTTTCTAGTGATTCCAATCCAATAATACGGACTTTTTGTTCTGTTCGGCAGCATTGAGACCACAAAGTCATTCTCCTCCTGGCTTTGGATGACCACCATGTCTGTGTAATTCTTCCGGCACCACTCTCGGGCCTCGGTCCAGGTCAGTGTCTCATTTAAGTAATGATATGTCCAGCCCAAGGAAGTCTCAGCAAAGGAGCTAcctaatatttatttttgaaaaaaaaagaaaaagaaaaaaagctgtgtaCATTTCTAGTGTTATAATCCATCAGTAGTCATGAAACGTTAGTGTTGTAGCCAATACTCACCGAGGAGAAGAATGAATGTCCACATTTTCAATTAGCAACGTACAAATACCTGTTGTCTATCCAAAGGAAAAAATGATCAGAACctaaatattgaaaataaaaatcaaaataatcatgACCAATTTACCGTGTAAAAATTTACTTACCCACCTTCCTTATCCAGAAGAGCTATTATAACATAtaacaatatgttttttaaaaatagttgcTACCTATATTAAACCTACTTTTCTAATCATATCAAACTGAGAACATAATACCACAGTAGCACAGTAAGTGAATGTTAGTTTGGGGCTgtcttttatatttctcttcAGCTATTCAGACAACATCATCATATAATAACCGGACGTTTACCGTACAGAGTGAATGCAGGTGATGACAGACTGACAAACTGGCTGAATGATTTAAGTCACCTTCGGGAAACTCCCACCTGTTTCTCATAAATGTGGGCTGGGGCAGAATTTTCAGtcacagatgaaagaaaaaaaaatctaaaaaaaggGAATACAAACATATGACATATGGTATAAAAAATACGTCAACTTAAAGTGAAGCACAGTGAAGGTCACCATTTTCCCTTATAGGGCTAATTTCACCAATTTTACAGgtggctgcttttctttttattccctcATGACCTTTAAGAAGGGTCATACAGGATTTAAGCTTACTGTGCATAACATGATGGAATGAAGCCTTTCACTTGCAAATATTAATAGCTTCAACTGACACTGCGTCTCTGCACCCTGACATGTGATGAATATGAGTCGATTATGTAGCAGCAATAAATTACAGACAGAGTACCCACGCTGTCACCTTCACTCCGATGTAAGATATCAGACGGATCTCTGGCCCCACTGAAGTGCTGGCGTAGAGGCTTTGGTGAAACAATGGTTATGATCTGTGAAATAGATTAATGCAGCATTGTAACCTTTCATGGTTATCCCTGTTCTAGCCCTTGTCGCGGAGgtcacacaaacatactgtatactgtatttgGACAAAGGCTCATCTTGGGtctctgaaaaaacacaagatgacaTGCAGTGTCAGCATAAATGTGGCtgctcaaaatgtgtgtgtgtgtgtatctatatatatatatacagtatatatatatataaaaacccAATAAActcaaatgtatattttaatgttgtatgacatgacatttatttttcacatttgagacattcttttgttttgttttaccttggCAGATGGGTTCATCTCCAGTCCACTTGACCCCCAAAAGGGTCTGAGCACCCATTGCTGGACTAGAAAGCTAAACCTTTTGGGCGTCAAGACCAGAAGGGGAACTGCAGAGTCCGGTGATGAATACTCACAGGAGATGAACACAGGTCATTTCTGACAAGTGTTATACATTTGAAAGGGTTTCCATAGATGGTGATTTATTCCCTGACCTTTAcaaataaaaattcaaacagAATGGTTGGCCAATGTATAGAGCATGACAGAATAGCCATTACTAAAATACACATGCTAATCTGTAATTTTACTGGCACTGCTTCTCTGCATCCTTGCACGTTATAAATTGTATGCAGCTGCAATAAATTACAGACAGTACCCACGCCGTCACTCTGATGTAAGATAGCAGATCTATTTCTGGTTCACCCCTGTGCTGACAAAGAAGatttggtaaaaacaaacaatgttcaTGATCTGTGAAACAGATTACCCCAGCATTTTAACCTTTCCTCTCTTGCATACCTCTCAGTGTTATTCAACCATTCATCCCTGTCCCGACCATTGTAAAGGAGgtcacagaaacagacaagaGGTCTGTACTGTTCTTGGACAAATGTTCTTCTTGGAcccctgaaaaaacacacaatgtccTGTAGTGTCAGCATAAAAGTCCCTGCTCAAAGTGTGAGAACAGGTTGATGCCTGAACCTCAGTGACATGACTGGCAATAtccctattttttttaaccagtggTAGGCACAGTTAGGTCCGTATGTATACTGCGTATGGACACTGACACATGGTCGTTACTTTAGCAGTTAACAAAACATATTCAAGTTACAGTTACCTTATAATGAATATAGGCTTCATGTGCAGActctgagttttaatttgagGGTGTTCACATCCAGATCACAATATGGGTTTAGGAAAAACATCTACTTACAATCTACATGTGTAGGACCAAAACTAATTGGACAATTGATTCAAAagctgtttcattgtttttatgtgtcagTTAAGTTGTATAGAAGCCACAACATTCGGTC includes the following:
- the LOC119028707 gene encoding E-selectin-like, which encodes MWTFILLLGSSFAETSLGWTYHYLNETLTWTEAREWCRKNYTDMVVIQSQEENDFVVSMLPNRTKSPYYWIGITRNHINGTWTWIGNNSTWVGEKSWAPNEPNNNDITEFCVEIYVNSGSNRGKWNDEKCGSKKFPVCYEAQCNATSCDRGRCQETVENITCICEPGFKGDRCQTGEEKMFSVECDKDQITVPSKGSVECTHQYGNFSYNSSCQYSCEEGYRLTVECPSLSQSDNGKYSCSGGNRTFNTTCRFNCHPGFLMIGSPAVTCEVTGVWSGPRPACASYKQALLAVAGCGALSTFCCICCCCWMKRRKRKKLAQERETEEVTASVEQE